ACCATACGGCATATGTAATGCTCATCGGCAAAGTATCTAATGCCAAATTTAGCAAAACAAGACTGCCGCCGAACGCCAGACACATCTTCACGATAAGCACTGACGATTTTTTCAAACCGAATTTTTTAATAAGCTGCCACTTATTCATATAATTAATACTTAAAACTTCCAGTAATCCGGCAACAATAACAAAAATCCAATCCATAACTTAAAACCTCATCTTTCTACTTGTTCATTCAACAATTTTAAACCGATTACACCAACAATCAAAGTAACCATAAATACAAGCTGCCAAAAACTCGGCAATATGCCAAATCCCAAAAATTCCACCAAAATCGTACCGATAGAGCTAAGCCCTACAAATACGGA
The window above is part of the Megamonas hypermegale genome. Proteins encoded here:
- a CDS encoding DMT family transporter — protein: MDWIFVIVAGLLEVLSINYMNKWQLIKKFGLKKSSVLIVKMCLAFGGSLVLLNLALDTLPMSITYAVWSGIGSVGGVAVSIIKYGESANWRRLFCIFLILFSVVGLKLVS